DNA from Hypanus sabinus isolate sHypSab1 chromosome 16, sHypSab1.hap1, whole genome shotgun sequence:
caaaaaaaacttacccctcagacCCCCTTGCATCTaccccctttcaccttcaatgcaaggcctctgatattagacatttcgaccctgggaaacagatgctccctgtctctatcagatctcccctcagcctccggcgCTCCAGAGAGAGCAGTCCGAGTGTGTCcggcctctcgtgatagcacatccctctaatccaggctgcatcttggtcaaccccttctgcaccctcaacacccttcctatagtggggtgaccagaactgtgtgcaatactccagatgtggcctaaccagagttttataaagctgcaacataaccacTTTAGAACTCAATGCCTCTACTAATAAAATCGAACCGCTTCTGTTAATAGCTTTCTCTGCAACCCAATGTTTTATCAAACTCTTGTCAGGCAACGCCCCCATCAAATACTTTTGAATTTTTCACTACATTGCAATCATTGAATTCAAGCGAATTGCTGACTTTGGGGTCATATGTTACTCTTGTATTGTTGTCCTTTGGCCCCTCTAAAGTAGTCTATCTCACCATTCCTTGTAACACAATGCACCCTCTTTTATCTTCCCAAGGCCGAATGAGCCAGCAAAACCCAGATCCTGAGTATGACGTTATAATTGTTGCAGAAAGTCCTGAGCAGTTTTCATTGAGTGtatgggagaggatgtttcctccttTGTACAATCTAGAACTAAGGACACACCAGCTAAGACAGATGAACAGAATTAGAATGCTTGGTGGGCGGAAGAACCTTTGAACACCGTTGAGCAGATTCATAGAGTTCTGATGAGCAGGAATAAGGCTTTCATCTGCTTACCTTTCCTGTAAAGTGTTCTCCCCGCACACCCACCAACTCACCTCAGTCTGCCTGGGACCCATCTACATGAGGGGTGACTGATAGTAGACAACTACCCTAcctgccagcacatctttgggatgtgagaggaaaccagagccccccCAGCATCTCAGGGAAGGTGACAAGGCcagagggagaaggtacagagtcCACACAGACAGCTGCTGAGGTCAGTGGAGCCTTGAGGCAGCAGCATTGCCTGCAGTATCACTATGCCACCTGAAGGGGGAGTATTTTTACAGTCCCATTCACATCTCTCTATTAAAGTTGACGCAGACCCTCCACGTGGTCGTGCAGAAACTTTTCCACAAGCACCCAATGTTATAATGATCGGTAGAATGGAGGCAGAAGTTGCTCACCATCTTTCAGCAGATCAATTCCCgacactgcctataaggagttcatccgttctccctgtgacagcgtgcatttcctcccaccatccaaagatGGGCGGATTGGTCTCTGGGTGTGGTGGAATCTGAGAGGGAGGTTACTGAGTACATAGGGGAAGTAAGTGAAGTGGGTGAATGTGAATAGGCGGTGGGGCCGCGTTGCCTCCCCCTCTctgactccccaaagccaacGCGTTTCATCAGAGCCAACTGGCAGGAAGACGTGAAGCAGTTTGTACCTTCCGCAGCAGTCCTTTGCCCTCGTAGTGCTTCACAACGGGAACGGAGTCAGCAAAGTAGGTTTCAACTCGCTTGCTGATGGTCACCTCGTTGTCATCGAAGCGTCCGCTTGCTTGTCCGCGGTTTATTAGGCGTTGCTTCATGACCTCAGGGCTGCAGTCAATCAGCAGTACGATGGTGGGAGGTATGaactggggagagagaggaagagacggCCGTTAGGTTAATGCATCTCCACGCAGAGATCAATCTGAGCACTTGCTCTACGACTCGTTATTTCAAGTGACTATTTGCACCAACCaaaactctcaaatttctacagatgtaccatggagagcattctaactggctgtatcactgtctggtacaggggagggtctactgcacaggatcaaaatgtcAGCTCCATCactagtctccatagtatccaggacatcttcaaggagcgatgcttcaaaaaggcagtgtccatcattaagagaCCCTCTtcccacccaggacaagccctcttctcattgttaccatcaggaaggaggttcagaagcctgaaagcacacactcaatgattcaggaacagcttcttccccctcaacatctgattactgaatggacattgaacccatgaacaccacctcaatacttttgcactatttatttaattgagcTATTTAATATATAaacactgtaattcagttttttttctatcaTTACgattgcatggtactgctgccacaaagtcaacagatttcacgacaatctcccctctctttgttcagaaacgtcaactgtccatttcccttccccAGTAGAtaatgcctgatctgctgagttcctccagcatcgcgTGTGGTCGTTCATGCTGGGACTATTTCATCCACATGACTCTTGACTTGGGGAAAACAGCCTCATTCACACTGGCCAACCAATCGGTCTGTGACCGTCTCATTTAATCTGACTCATCTCACCAGGAACTGGAGTGTATGACTCCCAGTACTGGCACCTCCACTTGTGGCATGATTCATGTGGGTGTCTGTAACTCGGGAAGCAGCTCCCGGAGAAGGGCGCAGTGATGATGCACCAGCACTCAggattgtgtgagtgtggaacgagctggcaGTGGGTTTGATTTCACCACTTAGGACACAGAAcagtacggcacagaaacaggccattcagcccacaatgttataccgagaaagcaaatcaaaacccccaaacactaatccctcctacctacacaatgtccatatgccttcatcttccttacatccatgtgcctatccaaacatctcctaAAAGCTTTCAGTgtgtttgcctctgccaccataccaggcagaacattccaggcatccacaacgCTGAGTAACAAACTTACCCGTCAcatccctttgaacctaccctctctcacctacaatgcaggccctttggtattagacatttcaacccagggaaacagatactctctctctgtgcagtccatctatgtctctcataaccttattaacctctatcagatcccccctcagccgccggtgctccagagaaaacaacccaagtgtgTCCAGCCTCTCGTCATAGCCCATGccctctaagccaggcagcatcctggtaagcctcgcctgcattctctccaaagccccaacatccttcctatagtggggcgagcAGAACTCtatgcaatactccagctgtgacctaaccagagctttataggAGAAATTTGGTGAGGTCCATGGATTGGAGATATACAGATTGCCACTGTCCTGGTTCGGGTCAATAACAATTTGGCCTTACTAGACGCACCAAGGGTGCTGTACCTATGCTACAGTATTAACTCAGTCTGTAACACCCACTAATAAgtacttacactcagtggccacttcattaggtacacctgtacacctcgttaatgtaaatgtctaatcagccaatgaagtggcagcaactcaatgcataaaagtacgCAGGCAATGTCAAGAGGATCAGTTGTTGCTCAGAGTGAATGGGGAAGGAATATGATCCAAATGGTTTTGAcagtgggatgattgttggtgccagacagggtggtttgagtatcacaacTGCTGGTCGCCTGGGATTTTCATTCATGGcaatctctagagcttacagagaatggagtgaaaaacacaaaaaaaaatccagtgagcagcagttttgtgagtgaaaacaccttgttaatgagaggtcagaggagaatggccagattggttcaggcTGACTGGAAAGTGCCacatgtgcagaagagtatctctgactGTACAGCATATCAGACCTTGAAGTGGAAACCACAGATATAGACTGAGAAACAGGAGACATGGACATACACTGAGAAATAGGAGACACGGACATAGACTAAGCAACACGAGATCACAGATATAGACTGAGAAACAGGAGACATGGACATACACTGAGAAATAGGAGACATGGACATAGACCAAGCAACACGAGATCACGGACATAGACTGAGAAACAGGAGATCACGGACAAAGAATGAGAAACAGGAGATCACGGACatagactgaggaacaggagATCATGGACATAGACTGAGAAACAGGAGATCACGGACATAAACTGAGGAACAGGAGATCATGGACATAGACTGAGAAACAGGAGATCACGGACAAAGACTGAGAAACAGGAGATCACGGACatagactgaggaacaggagATCACGGACAAAGACTGAGGAACAGGAAACACGGACATAGACTGAGAAACACGAGATCACGGATGTAGACTGAGAAACAGGAGATCACGGACATAGACTGAGAAACAAGAAACACGGACATAGACTGAGAAACAGGAGATCACAGACAAAGACTGAGAAACAGGAAACACGGACATAGACTGAGAAACAGGAGATCACGGACGACATAGACTGAGAAACAAGAGACACGGACATAGACTCTGGTCACTTTGAGATACAGGACGTAACCAATAAAGTGGCCTCTCTGTGTATGTCAATGTGATGGAGGCTGATTTAACATCCACACTGCCTGTTTGAAATTCAGCACTTCCCAAACCTTCCACTGAAGCAGGAAGGACCCTAACCAGCCATTGATATTATTTACTGAGATCAGCCATGTTTTAGGTCAGCAGATGACCGAATTTCACCAGCATGGTGCCCTCAGGAACTCCTGCAAGTTGCTGAACTCCACAGGGAACTGGGTTAGCTCTTTGTTCTGGTTTAAACCAGTCCCTCCCAGACACATTTGTACCAGTGGCAGCCCCACCCTCCAAGTACAGCAAAGCTGGAGAAGCAGTCGGAAGAAGGTTGAGTTGGTTGGAGCGGGTGCAGACGGAAGATAGAGTCTAAAGGGATAAGGAAATCGTCTTCACATAGGGAGTTTGTGCGGTATTTCTCCTCCTTAAAGCTCAGCAGGGAAGAGTCTGTGAGGTGTCTGAACCTCAATATCATGAAGGGTCCCACCCACTCTGCTTATGGGTtgtttatcccactcccatcaaggaggagacTACACAGTATCCACATCGGGACCACTAGACACAAAAACAGTTACTCCCCCTGAGCCATCAtgtccacccattaacccacccaaccACCCCCCACACCCACACCAGGCACTCCTTTCCACAGCCCCCAGCACCCTTCACGCCCCCATGCACTGCCActttacactccacacctcacacctacactgtccttttgtgttttcatctgccctgctGATACCTAGAGGAGTTTCTCTTGCTAAGAGTCACtttgtcactttatcatttcctgtcatttTCTCCTGCCCCGAGTGTTACTTTATGTACGTACAGTCGGTGCATGTAGATAAGTTAATCTTACACATGTACAACCACActcaacagttacttgtacaATGTGTTTTAGAGGCCTCCAGGAGGACTACAACCTCGTCGTtggatttggaggcttgtgtaGCTTCAatgatgttggctggagtcagggctttatgcttgggctcttggtagggtcactcacaccaaacaggttaaagggtagaggtcagaccaagagtggtccactggtcctctaggtttgggagttcagctcagggctgacaaccGATTGGTAACACAAagttgttacggaaacagcaatgaaggatgCTTCTACACCTTAAGTGTGATGGTATCCCTGAGTCTCcaccaggacttgcatgactgacggtagtgaaaaccgagagaaaGCTACTGACCTGATGAAGGAAACCCTgagcaccaccagagatggaggatttcattgctgccctagatGCTGCAGAGCAGTAAGTAAAGAAGTGTTTTATAGGATCGGTTttacatttattgtatttttttttgtccTTACTGTgattttatgctgcattggatctaaagtaacaatcatttctttctcctttacactggtgtactgaagaatggcaaTACACTCACTATCTTGAACACAATGAAGGTATCCTCAGTAAAATTCTTCACCTGTGACAGCTACAAACACAGACCATGGCAAGGGCTGCGCTTTCAAGGTTCAAggttcaccatacacaaccctgtgattcattttcttgcgggcatactcaataaatccataatagaataataaccaagatagaatcaatgaaagactccaCCAAATGGGctttcaactagtgtgcaaaagccaacaaactgtgcaagtacaaaaagaatgaaataataaataaatacatgaatgaatgaataagcaataaatatcaagaacatgagatgaagagtccttgagagtgagtccatgaGTTGTGGGAACCCAATGATGGAGCACGtacagttgagtgaagttatcccctttggttcaagagcctgatggttgaggggtagtaactgttcctgaacctggtgatgtaagtcccgaggctcctgtagcttcttcctgatggcagcagcaagaagagagcatgacctgggtggttggggtcagtgatgatggatgctgctttcctacgagaGCGTTCtgtttagatgtgctcaatggtgtggagggctttacctgtgatgaactgggctgtatccactactttttgtaggattttccattcagaggcattggtgtttccatatcaggctatgATGGggccagtcaatataccctccaccacatatctatagaagtttgtcaaagttttggatgtcatgccaaatcatcACAAAttgctaaggaagtagaggcactccTGTGCTCTCTTTGTAATTGCCCTCAtgtactgggcccaggataggtcttctgaaatgattacaccaaggaatttaaagttgctgaccctctccacctctgatcctctgatgagaactggctcatagatctctggtttcctcctcctgaagtcagtaatcagcccCTTGGTTTCGCTGACAGTGAGTGAagagttgttgttgtggcatcactcagccagattttcaatctccctcctatgtgccGATTCATCACCACGTTTGGTCTGGCCCACGCcggtggtgtcattagcaaactccaatgtgacattggagctgtgcttagtcacacagttataaagcgagtagagcagggggctaatctCACAGCCCtgcggtgcacctgtgctgacagAGATCGTAGAGGAGATGTTACCAAActaaactgactggggtttgcaagtgatGAAGTTGAGCATCCAACTGCACaagaggtactgaggccaagttcttgattagttttgaggggaggtTGGTACTGAAATGCTGAgatgtagtcgataaagagcatcctgatgtaagcatctttgctgtccagatattccagggttgagtgaggaGCCAATGAGATGAAGTCTGCTGTGGACTtcaggtaggcaaattggagcatatCCAactcgcttctcaggcaggaccTGACATGCTTCAtcacctctcaaaacacttcatcactgtagatgtaagtgctactgaatgACAGTCTTTGAGGAAGATCACCAAGTTCTTCTCAGGCACTGAGACATCTTAGTGACATCTAAAGTGTTGACaaacttcaagattcaagatggtttaatgtcatttccagtacgcaGGAGTAAAGGAGAGCTaagtaattgttactctagatccagaataaaaaacaataaacacagtaaatataaatacgaaaggcagcttatatacatagattgatagtGCGAACATAAAGTGACGCTATGCACTGGAGTGTCTGTACATCAGGTGACTGACCCcaggaaataataaaataatggtGGTTGGGGAATTGGATggctgggttagtgggtggaggtgttgatcagccttaatacttggggaaagtaactgtttttgagtctggtggttttGGCGTGGATGCTACAGTCTCCTCCGTGATGGGAGTGGGTCAAACAGTCCATGGGCAGAGTGGGTGGGAACCCTCTTGATGTTACTGGTTCTTCTCTGGCATCTTTCGATATGCATGTCCTTGATGTTGGACAGTTTTGACTGCCCATTCTGGAACCTTCCTCTCTGCCACAGTGATGCTTTTGGGAAATTCCAGCAAAGAACCTTAGCACATCTGGCTTCTTCCAGGCTGGAGCCAGAGATCATGTTGACATTCCAAAAGTTGGTGTCCACTGTCACCAAGACGTCACTATCATTCTCTATTCAGAAACGGAAATGTGCACCtgtacacacagatgcacacttGTGCATGCACTGAAACACAAATGCATGTATGTATTCAGGCAGGTTCATGCATACACTGTGTGTATTTGTACTTTCATAAGGCTACTGTAAGGGTACTCATCCGTGAGCATACACAgaacaccctctctctcacagatacacacacgtcCATGTGAGTATGTACACATACATATAATCATGGCATACGCATGACAGGGTCAGACTCCTGTAGGAAGAATGATCTTGTATGCTAAAAGACAAACTCTGGATCTCCTCATCTACCTCACCATGGCCTATGTACCTCATCGTCAACTCAcacagcactttctctgtaactgtggcaCTTtactctgtatcctgttctgcTTCTCACTATCTCGATGTACTTGTGTATGGGATGCCTTGCCTGTAGATGGCACACAGACAGAAGTTTCTCTTTGTAACTCTGTGCACGGTGAACCAATGCCAATTAATGGGGAATTACTGGGGCTCCTGTTGCACAACATTTCAGCTTTGCATTTTAACATGGGGAGGCTCTGAGGGATCGATGAGGACAGGAGCAGGTGGGAGGAGAGTAGGCAGAACAGTAGGTGTGTTGTCAGTCTCAACACTCACTGATTTATCAAATGTTTCAGCCTGTTTTAGGGTCCGGGGATAGCCATCGATCATGAAGCCTTTTGTCTCCTGCAGGTTCTCCAGCATGGCATCTCTGAGAATCTCCAGCGTGATTCCCTGAAAGCAGAGAGACAAAGTCAGAAGACCAACAACCAGTTACAGGATCAATCACAGCCAGCGTGGGCCACGAAAGGACATGGACCGGATACCGAGCTGGGCCGAGAGGTGTCTGATAGAGTTCAATACAGAAACTCgtggtgattcactttggaaagtcaaacttgAAGGAAGGGTACAAAGTGAAGGGTAGGGTTATTAACAacatggaggaacagagggatgggATCTGAGGCAATAGATTTACACAGTTGCCTCACAAGCTGATAGGGTGGCATATTGTACCGGCCTTCTAATCAACTCCATGGTCactctaacccttctctcccacacagccctccaagTTTTTAAATCCATGAGCCTATGTAAGTGTCTTACATGTCCCTAATGCATCCTTGCCACTGGTCCTGGCAGCGTGCTCCACACTTACCCCTCTGTGTGTTGGAAAAATCTCAcctgattagaccacacttgaaatattgtgtttaattcaggtcacctcattataggaaggatgtagaagctttagagagggtccaTAGGATATTTACCAGAACGCTGTTGAAGAATTGGAGATCACGCCTTATCAGAAAAGTTTGAGTGAACTGTGATATGATAGAAACAGATATGATGATAAGAGAGGAAATCCAgcatcttttttcccagggtggaaatggctattacaagaaggcataattttaaggtgattggagacaaGCAACTGTTCACTATAGCATTTCATTGACTGGTTCCTGAGATGAGAGAACGGTTCTATCACAAGCAGCTGAAGAACTTGgacctttattctttggagtttagaacaatgaggggTGAACACTGAGGCATTTCAGCTCTCTAGGGAGCATGACAAGGAGGTGACAAGATGTTTCTGCCAATGGGAGATATTGGGTAAGGGGACACAGTTACAAGATTTGGGGCTGGGCATTTAAATCTGAGGTGCATAGAAAACTCTCCTAGAAAATGGTGATTTTCTCCATAAGGGTAGTGGTCTATGTTTGACATATTAGCTTAGGGATTGTCCTACCTGCAAGGATAACATACCTGATGAGAGTGATGTGAACCAGTTATTGTCCTATCTGCGAGGCTAACACACACCTGATAAGAGTGCTGTGAAACATTTATTGTCCTATTTTTATTCTGTGGGAAGCTCATTTTCAGCTGCATAGCAAAGAGGTTGACTGTGCTATACAGTCTGGTTTCCCTGGGCCCGCTGGAACTGTCAGGACCTGTGGATATATTGATAATGCTGACCGTGTACTGTAGAGGACAATTTGGCTCCAGTGTTtgtctctccagtcctgattcTGCGCAACTCAACAAAGATTCCCATTGACCTATCCAGGGAAAAAGAAAGCCTCCctggattttaatttttaaaaaaagttatctCACTGATACCTATCATGGTGCACTGGACATTGAGACTTGGCTTTGAACTGATGCCAATCCCAGCCTGAGCAGCACACAGAGAAATTATGCCAACAGTTTTGGAGGACATTGAAATTGGAAAATGGAACAGGATTTGGCCATGAAGTCTGTTAAACCTATTCGCCACCTGACCACGAGATCCCAGTTGAATCTTAATCACTTCGGGGTAAATAGTCTTTCTTATCTTGGACGGGGATTAAAGGCTATCATTTTGAGGAAGGGAATGTGAAATATCCAACAATCTATGTAAAGAGAACAAGTATTTATGATAAGACATCATGTTGATTTTATATCTGAATTCAGTCTGTTTGAGCTTAACCTTCGGAGTAAGGTACCTATAGGGATTATTAATCTCAGGAAGTCAGGTGCGTGTTTGACCTAGAGAAGTGGAACCAGGGAATTCTCTTTTGCTGTTTCGGAACCAATGTTTATCCTCCACCAACATGATGAGAACAGATTGAACATCATTACGTTGCTGCATTGACATGTGGGAAAATGGCCTACTGTGTTGTCCTAGAAAAGAGCTAGAAGGGAAACACTTTCACCACATTGACAAGGTTAGTAAGAATTCTCTTTTTGGAGGAGGAGTTTATGGTGTAGAAAGGTGGGAGAGATCAGTTTACTAGACTCCATTTCATTTAATCGAACGGCTGATTGCAGTGCAGGTCAGCAGGTGACGGGGAACAGCACGCTCACGGTACTCACCAGCGGAACCAAGCCTCCTTCGACCATTATCTTCTTGATCTTTTTACCTCGTTCCGTTTCATTGGTTATCTCCTTCCGCAGCAGGTTCCCTGTGGACAGGTGCGTGAAGCCGTACTTTTCCATCATTTTCAAGCACTGGCTGCCTTTCCCTGATCCAGGCCCCCCTGAAACGCAGCACAGGTTACTGGGAGACTCACACGTTCGTTTATGTGCAAACCTTCCTCTTGTTTTAGTGCAATGCGCCCACATTTGCACCATGCCCCTCAACTGTGTTACAGGAAAATTAGTAAGGAAAATTTAGCACTGAAACACACAGAGGGAGCCAAGTATTGGATTAGTTACTGGATTAGGTATAAAATTAGttataagattagctttatttatacattgaaacacacagtcaaatgtgttgtttgtgtcgaTACCCAGCACAGTCCAGGGATGCACTGGGGGCAGATTGCAAGTGTTGTCATGATTCCAgcgccagcatagcatgcccacaacttaataaacgttacgtctttggaatgtgggagaaaaccagaggaaa
Protein-coding regions in this window:
- the LOC132406527 gene encoding adenylate kinase isoenzyme 1-like isoform X2 → MGNCKSGETVQICDEVKEKLKANKIIFVIGGPGSGKGSQCLKMMEKYGFTHLSTGNLLRKEITNETERGKKIKKIMVEGGLVPLGITLEILRDAMLENLQETKGFMIDGYPRTLKQAETFDKSFIPPTIVLLIDCSPEVMKQRLINRGQASGRFDDNEVTISKRVETYFADSVPVVKHYEGKGLLRKIQGEGTEEDVFQSITAIVDEL